DNA sequence from the Rhodothermaceae bacterium genome:
CAAACTTGCGTAATGAGTAAATTGGGGAAACGACGCAAGATATGCGCCCGTTTTTCATTAGAGCCTCTTGCAAAACCCTAAACCGAGAATCTGGAAGGGGGAATCTTCAACCTGAACGGGCTTACATTTCGGTGCCCGTGTTGTTCCCAAAATAACGCAACGTTCCACCTTTTTTGGCATCAACCTCCGCTTGGTTCAATTTCACCGATAATCGGCCCCGAAGAGCGTCATGATCGGGCGAATTTGGGCGCGAATTCCTTCCGATTCGACTCACCTATCCCACGGCTCCCAAATCCAGAACCTCAAGATTCTACGCCTTCGTGAAAAGAGGTCCAGATTATTGGACCAGTCGCAGGAGTTGGTCCACCGTGAGCACCACGACGCCGAACATCAGGTGACACGTCACCTTCAAGTGCCCTTTCACCCGAATATTGCGCGCACCAAACTCATCCTTGAGGCGCCCAAACGCCCGCTCCACGGTCGTTCGTTGCCGGTAGCGAACCCGCTCAGCCGGAACGAATCCAGCGTTTCGTTGCGCCGTGCATTCGCGAATATGCTCGGCTTTTTTCTTGCGCGGATTCGGATCAATAATCGCCACATGCCCCGAAGAACGACTCTGTTCGTACACGTCCTTTGCATCATAGGCACTGTCCATCAACTCATAGCAATACTGCACGCGCTGCCCGGTCATTCTTGCCAAGGCAATCGCGACCTGACTGTCATGCAACGACGCAGACGTGACGACACAACTGATCGGAATGCCCCCATCCGCCGAATCCATGTGCAGCGTAAAGCCCGCCCAGGTGTTCGTATACCCCTTTGCATTGCGCTTGCATCCCACCGTACAATCTTTCGGCAACTCATCCAAGATCTCCTCCAGGTCCATGTCCAGTTGTTGTTCCAGTCGACGAGGCGCCTTGGGCCGTTCCTCTCCCTTCTTTGGACGCCCTCGCTTGCGTTTCTTTGGGGGAGCCTTCACGTCCTCAGACGTCGATTCCTGGTTCTTTGGAACCGGCTTTTCCCTAGCTTCAATTGCCGTTGAATCTCGGGAGATATGCCCGACCAACTCGTCCGCATAGGCATCTCGGATCAATGCAGCATGTATCCGATTCGGTAACTGCATGGTGGCAAACTCCTGGAATGCGCGCGAAAACGTTGATGCACTCGGGACATCCTTCTCACGGGACCACCCACAAATCGACCGAAGCGTGGGCTCCAGCTTGAGTCGCTCCCGTAAGGCAGAGGTCGTGGAAATGTTCAAGACCATCTTGGCGAGAAAGCTCCGAGCAAGAGCCGTACGTTGGACTTGGGGGCGCCCCCCACACCTGCGGTCTAGCTTACGGGGAAGATGATCTTCGACACACGCCATCTCCAGCACCAGCTTCTTGTACCGTTCGGGGAACGAACCCAATTCCCGTTCCAACCACGGAAACAATTCGTGTTGGCAGCTGATATAAAATCCTCGTATCTTGTCCGTCAGGGACATGGAAACCTCCGTTTGTTTTGTGGGAACTTTGGCACACACAAAGATACAAAATCCAGAGGTTTCCGTCCCTGGCGGTTTGATCCCAAAATAGGCGGGTCCACGCGGTTTCGAATCGAAAAAATGCAGAGAAATATAGGTTCCCATTCCCTAGATCAATCCGCCAAAATCAGAGACCAAAAAGAGCCAAAATTTTACAATCCAGAGGTTTTGCAAGAGGCTCATTAGACCTACTTATACTTGCTACGAGTGGTTCATACATCGTTTAATTCAGGCAGTACCATGACTTAAGGGTAAAGGATGTTCTCCGTGGCGAAGTTAACGGTTGGTATAGTACCTAGGCTCTGGCATCAGGCGTGTCATGATCTTCGTAGGTTTTGGATATTTTTTTTGCCTGTGGTCGTCCTTGGTCAGGTGCAAACGCCGAACGTTCAAATCCATACCCAAGTGCCATCTGGGGTATCGTCAAGTTTGAGCCTGCAGGTTCTTGAAGAACGCGAGCAGGAAGTTGTTGTGACTACGCTGCTTTCTGCTGAACCGCGCACCGCCCCTTTTGAAGTGATTCACGTGAGCGAAGGCGAACTTTCCCAACGCAGCCCTGCCCTGATTCTCCCATCTTTTCCTCACGGAGGATCAAGTGCGGGTGTATTCGTGTCGCCCATAGATCCAACGGATGGATTTGCGAGACACCAGTGGAGCTATTTCAAACAGATGCCGGGGAATGTCCAGAATTCTTTGACGACTTTCGGCGGGTATTCAAAAGTCGCGATAACCGAGTCCCTTGTGGATACAAACTATGGGAACTTTGCAGTGGTGATGGATGAATTGCCTTCGGAAATAGAGTTTACCAATTCTTTTTCGGTAATGGCGGAGATCGCGGATACCGACGTGACTCCGCAGGTGTGTTTAAAGCTTTCGTCTCAAACAGTAGTTGGTGGAGATCCGGTGACCGTAACGGCAACGGTTGATCCAGTGCAGAAAAAGGATGTCACAGTTGAAGTTGATTTCTGGAGTGACGTAATAAAAAGTTTTCTTACCATAAATCCATCGACGATTACGATACCGGCGGGGGCAAAGGAGTCTACTGCGGTTCAATATGATACTCGCTGGGACTATACACATCCTCTCACACGTGGCTGGAAGGAGGTCTATGGAGATCTTATAGCAAAGCCCGATCTGCCACACAAACACTCTATATGTCTATGTCCTCGAATA
Encoded proteins:
- a CDS encoding transposase — protein: MSLTDKIRGFYISCQHELFPWLERELGSFPERYKKLVLEMACVEDHLPRKLDRRCGGRPQVQRTALARSFLAKMVLNISTTSALRERLKLEPTLRSICGWSREKDVPSASTFSRAFQEFATMQLPNRIHAALIRDAYADELVGHISRDSTAIEAREKPVPKNQESTSEDVKAPPKKRKRGRPKKGEERPKAPRRLEQQLDMDLEEILDELPKDCTVGCKRNAKGYTNTWAGFTLHMDSADGGIPISCVVTSASLHDSQVAIALARMTGQRVQYCYELMDSAYDAKDVYEQSRSSGHVAIIDPNPRKKKAEHIRECTAQRNAGFVPAERVRYRQRTTVERAFGRLKDEFGARNIRVKGHLKVTCHLMFGVVVLTVDQLLRLVQ